TTATACAGGTATTACTGATGCTACTTATTTAAATTTTACATCAGAAGCAAATCAAACAAATTCATATTTAATTTCTAGTGGAATATACTAAATTTGTTTTAAATACAACTGAAGATAAAAACTCATCTTCAATAAAAATTAAATATATTAATGATAAAACTAAAGGTCAGTTTTACATTTATACAAATGCTAAAAATTCTGACGATAATATTAAACCTGAATTAGAAACTGTAAGTATTTACAAATCTGAAAAAAATAGTATAACAATTACAGGTTTACAAACTGAAACAAATTCCTTAAATATATACTCTACTTTAGAATGAGTAAATCATTTAAATTTAAGTCAACAAAAATTAATGTTATTCAATTGCCTAAAATACTCCAATCAAAACAGAAAAATAAATTATGAATAAAGGCTATTTTTGAGGTTTCATTTTTTTTTCATATTATTGGATAATAAAACCTCGATTGTTTCGGGGTTTTATTATTTTTATAACCTATGATTTTACAAAAACAATTAGACGATAAAACTATTTTATGGCTTCAACATAACAATCAATATATAATTGTTGAGCCTATTGTAGCCGAAATAGCATCACTTTTAAACACGAATACTTCTATAGAAGAAATTACAACACTTTTATCAAACAAAGTAAACGCACCACTTCAAGAGATAACTCATTTTATTGATGATATTGCTAAGTTATTAATCCCTAAAGTAAAAGATGATGTTAAAAAAACGATTCTAAAAGTACCAGAAAACTTCGAATACAATTATTATTACAAAATGAATAACATTACTATTAAAGTAAGTTATTTATCTGATTTTGAAAAATTATTAGTACATCCGAAGTTTGCACATTTAGAAGTACAAGAACCTTTAAATATAAATTATCACTACGAGGTTTATAGTAATGAAACTCATATTTCTTTTTCAATTGATAAAAAAGTTATAAATACTTGGGAATTAAATGAAGTTCATTATTTTCAAGGAAAATTTTCTATGAAAATAGTTGAACATATACATTTAAAAGAAGAAAAAGAATGGCTTGGTGTTTTTCATGCATCAGCAATAAGTAACGGTAAAGAATCTATGCTTTTTTTAGGTGATTCAGGTAACGGAAAAAGTACCTCGTTAGCATTATTACAAGCAAACGATTTTACTTGTTTAGCAGATGATTTTGTTCCTATTGATTCTCAAAAAAAACATATTTATAGTTTTCCTTCGGCTATTTCAATTAAAAAAAATAGTTTAGATACATTACTTCCTATTTACCCTGAGTTAAAAACTTCAGCCGAATTTCATTTTAAAAAACTTAATAAAATTGTTCGATATTTAATACCTAACAATACAAATTATCAACAACATTTACCTTGTAAAGCATTAATTTTTATCAAATATGAAAAAAATAGTGATTTACAAATTGATGAAATTTCTAAGCTAAATGCTTTTCAACAATTAGTTCCTGATTCTTGGTTATCTCCAATTTCTGAAAATGCTGAAAAATTTATGAACTGGTTTGAAAAACTTCCTTGTTATCAACTTACTTATTCTGATAACAAAAAAATGATTGAAACTGTGCATAAAATTTTTAATAATGAACTATAAAGAAACTTTATTTTTTATCGGAAAATGTTTAACTATTACTCATGAAAAAGGTAATCGTATTTTAGTTGAGAAAGAACTGAAAAAAGGTACTATAAATTGGGATAACATAGTTAAAATAACTACAGCACATTATGTATTTCCAGCTTTATACTGTAATTTAAAACGTGCTGATTTCCTTCATTATTTACCTCAAGATTTGGTTGAATATATGAAGTATATTTCAGATTTAAATCGAGAACGAAATAAAAAAATTATTACAGAAGCTAAAGAAATTAACACACTATTATTAGCAAATAATATTACACCTATTTTTTTAAAAGGCACAGGGAATTTATTAGAAGGTTTATATGAGGATATTGCTGAAAGGATGGTTGGTGATATTGATATTGTTTTTTCTAAAAATGACTATAATAAAGCGATTGAAATACTACTTTCTAATAATTATTCTAAAGTACATAAAACAACTTATGATTTCCCTTCATTTAAGCACTACCCGCGTTTACAAAAAGAAAATAAAATTGCTGCAATAGAAATTCATAAAGAGCTTCTACTTGAAAAGTACTCAAGAGAGTTTAATTATAATTTTATAAAAAAAGACACATTAGTCATTAATAATGTAAAAACAATGAGCTACCAAAACCAATTAGCGCTATCTATCATTGCTTCACAAATTAATGATAATGGTCAATTTTATAATTCTATATCTTTAAGAAACTCTTATGATGTTTTTTTACTTTCTATAAAAACAGACTCCTTAAAAGCTATTGATAATTTTAATTTATTATTTGATCCTTTAAATAATTTTTTAGCCTGCTCTAAAAAAGTACTTAATTCAAAATTTATAACTTTTGAAAATACCCAAAATACAACCAAGCATCTTAATAAATTTTTATTTTCAATAAAGAACATCAAAAAATCTAATAAAAAAAGAAAAAGAACTGCTAGAAAATTATATCTAAAATCTAGGTTAAGTATTATTCAACAATCTTTTTTTAATAAAGAAATGAGAAGTTGGTTATTCAATAGATTGACGGATATAAATTGGATTAAAGAAAAAATTGGTATCTCTAAATAAAATTCTTAACTTCATCAAAATCTAATCCTCCGTAATTACCAGAACTCATTAATAATAAAGCTGTATTTTCTAAATTTTGATTAAATAAAAATTCTTTAAAATCTGCTGGATTTGTATAAATAATTAAATCATCACGTTCAAAAGAAGTTGCTATTTGTTGTTCAGTAACTTCTTTTAATTGTTTTATTTTTACTGCATCTGGAGAATAAAAAACAACTGCTTTATCAGCTTTAGCTAATGCTCCTTTATACTCTTTTAAAAATTCTGCGTTTAAGCTAGAATACGTATGTAATTCTAAACACGCTAAAACAGTACGTTCTTTATATTGATTTTTGACAGCTGTTGTAGTCGCTTTTACTTTACTTGGGCTGTGAGCAAAATCTTTAAAAATTACCGAACTTTTATTTTCTGCAACTTTTTCTAAACGCTTACTTGCTCCTTTAAAACTAGCAATTGCTTCATAAAATTCATCTTCATCAATTCCCATATGCTGACAAATCCACTTTGCTCCTGCTATATTTTGTAAATTATGTTTTCCAAAAACTTCTAAAGGCAAATCTCCATCTGAAGTATCAATATAAGTAACTCCATTATCAATAAAATATTCAGGTGTTTGATATGGATATTTTTTTATCGGATTAGTAGAATTTTCTACAATATCTTTTAAAACAGCATCTTCTTCATTATACACCATCATTCCGCCATTTATTAGCGAATCTGTAAAAATTTTAAACTGCTCATTATAGTTTTCAATAGTTGGAAACACGTTAATATGATCCCAAGCAATACCGCTTAACAATGCAATATTTGGTTTATATAAATGAAATTTCGGACGCATATCTATTGGCGAACTTAAATACTCATCACCTTCTAAAACAATAAAATCATTTTCTTCGGTTAAATGAACCATGGTTTCAAAACCATCTAACTGCGCTCCTACCATGTAATCTACTTCTCTTTCATGATAATTCATCACATGTAAAATCATCGAAGTAATGGTTGTTTTTCCGTGAGAACCACCAATAACTACACGAGTTTTGTCTTTTGATTGCTCATATAAAAATTCTGGATAAGAATAAATTTTAACACCTAATTCTTGTGCTTTTAACAATTCTGGATTGTCTTTTTTGGCGTGCATCCCTAAAATTATAGCATCTAAATCAGTGGTTATCTTTTCAGAAAACCAACCAAATTCATTTGGTAATAATCCATATTTTTCTAAACGAGCTTTAGATGGATTATGAATTGTATCGTCACTTCCTGTTATGATGTCTCCTTTTTGATGTAACGCAATTGCTAAATTATGCATTGCACTTCCGCCGATTGCTATAAAATGTACTTTCATTTAAATATTCTAAATTTTATGTAAAGATAATAAACTATGAAAATTCGTTCGTACTATTTCAAAATAATAATTTGAAGCTATTTCCCGCTTTCCGCACTCGCTCTTTTTATTTTTTTAAAAAGGAAAAAAACAAAAAGGAGCTCAAACAATTGCTACAATCGGGGCTAGGAATTTTTACTACTTTTCAATGTATTTTAACAACCTTATTATAGAAATTAGCAATACTTTAATAAAAAACCAAAATAATTGGCTCGTTTTTTGTTTGGATAGACTTACCAAATAATTACAATAGTTTCACTATTATTAATTACCTTTAAAGCTAGACTAAATTAAAGAACAATATTAATTTACTTGTACTTTAAATACTATAAAACATCCGTTATGAAAAAAGTCACAACACTGTTATTTATGATTACATTTTTTGCTACCACACTAAACGCTCAAGAAAATTACGAAGGTCTTTGGGAACAGGTACAGAAATTTGAAAATGAAAATTTACCAAAATCAGCTTTAAAAATAGTAGAAACTATTTACGCTAAAGCGGATGTTTCTAAAAATTCGCCACAAATTATTAAAGCACTTTTTTATAAAAGTAAATTTTCGTTGACTTTAGAAGAAGATGCGCAATTAAAAATTATCAATCAGTTTAAAATACATATTGATAAAAGCTCATTTCCTACCAAAAATGTATTAGAAAATGTATTGGCAAATTTATATTGGCAATATTTTAATCAAAATAAATGGAAATTTTATAACAGAACAAAAACAAGTGAAAAAGTTGATAATATCGATTTTAGAACTTGGGATTTAGATACACTTTTTGCTGAAATTCACACCTATTATCAAAAATCATTAGAAAATAAAACAGCCTTACAACAAACCGATATTCGTGAGTTTAAAGATATTTTATACATTGTGCAAGGTTCAAAAGAATATCGCCCTAGCCTATTTGATTTTTTAGCACATAACGCTCTTGATTTTTATAAAACATCAGAAACAAACATTACAAAACCAAATTATCAGTTTAAAATTGATAATTCTGAATTAATAGGAACTGCAAAAAAATTCACTAAAATAAAATTAGTTACAAAAGATGCAATATCGCTTCAATTTAATGCATTAAAAATTTATCAAGAATTAATTAATTTTCATCTAAAAAACAAAAATTTAAAAGCCTTAGCTACGGTAGATTTAGAGCGTTTAAATTTTGTAAATAATCATGCTATTTTTAATGATAAACAAAATTTATTTTTACAAACATTAAAATCATCCGAAGAAAAACAGCAAAAAAATGCTATTTCAGGATTGTATAGTCATCAAATTGCAGAAGTTTACAGACAACAAGCAAATAGTTATCAACCTAATAAAAATGAAGATTTCCGTTTTAAAAATAAAGAAGCATTAGTTATTTGTGATGCTGTAATTGCGAAATTTCCGAAGAGTGTCGCATCAGAAAAATGTAAAGCTTTAAAAGGACAAATAACAAACAAATCACTGTCACTTTTATCAGAAAAATTTAGTCCTATAAATACAGCTTCTCGCTTATTACTTACTTACAATAATATTGATAAACTTTATTTTACCGCTTATAAAATTGACAAAAAGAAAATAACGGAATTAAACAATATTTACAAAGAAGAAGAGCGAATCAATTTTATTAAAAAACTGAATAAAGTAACTTCTTGGAATACTAAATTAAGAAATGAATTCGATTACAAACAGCATACTACAGAAGTAATTGTTCCGAAATTTACGCAAGATAATTATTTAATTGTAGCTCATTGAAAATAGTATTTTAAATACCGATACTTTATATGCTACAGCAAATATTCAAGTAAGTAACTTAGTGTTAATTGAAAATACGGATAACAATATAACAAAGTATCAAGTTGTAAATAGAAATACAGGAAAACCAATTGAAAATACCCAATTATTATTACAAAATAATGAACGTAGAGGTGAAAAAAAATTACATAAAAAATTAATTACAGATAAAAATGGTTTTGCAACTTATATAAGCAATGATAGATATTATAATGTATCAATAACGGTTACATCGAAAAATGATACCGCTATTTTTGGCAATTACTACTTATATAAACAATGAAAAAAATACGGTAAAAAAGAACAAAGAAAGTATTACAATAAAACCATTTATTTTTACTGATAGAAGTATTTATAGACCAGGGCAAACGGTTTATTTTAAAACAATTTTAATTCAAAAGAAAGGAGAAAAAAACACCTCTTTTTCAAATTCATATATTGAAGTAACATTAAATGATATAAACGGACAAAAAGTAAAAACCTTAGATTTAAAACTAAATGAATTTGGTTCGGCATCTGGTGAAATTATATTACCAAATACAGGTTTAACAGGTGAATATAATTTTTCTATTCGTAAAAATTCAAAAGAAAAAAACAGTCTTATAAACGGTATTCCTTTTTACTTTGAACAAGAAAATAATATCAATACTATTTCAGTTGAAGAATACAAACGTCCAAAATTTGAAACTGATTTTAATCCAGTTACCGAAACTTTTAAAGTAAATGATATTATTACCGTAAACGGATTTGCAAAAGCTTTTTCAGGTGCAAATGTTACCGATGCTAAAGTTGTATATCGTGTACATAGAAAAGTACAGTATCCGAGTTGGTGGTATTGGCGTGGTGCTAATTCATCCGTAGAAGCTCAAGAAATTACACACGGAGAAACAGTTACAGATGTATCAGGTAATTTTTCAATTCAATTTAAAGCGATACCTGACCAAAGTGTAAACAAAGAAAGTCTGCCTGTTTTTAATTACGAAATTACCGCAGATATTACCGATGTAAACGGAGAAACACGAAGCACAACCACTATTGTAAATGTTGGATATCATGCTTTATTGGCTTCTTTACAAATTAATTCGATGCTTAATAAAGACGAAAAACAGCACGAAATAACTATTACAACCAACAATTTAAACGGACAATTTACACCTAGTAAAGGAACTGTAAAAATTTACAAGCTTCAAGCACCTAAAAACCCGTTGCGTAAAAGACCTTGGAATACGCCTGATTATCAAGATATTTCTGAAAATGAATTCAATAAATTATTTCCGCATGATGCCTATTCTAAAGAAGAAATAAATCAAACTACTTGGAAAAAAGGTGCGCTTGTTTTTGAAGAATCTTTTGATACACAAAAATCAACAGCACTTATTTTAAATCATCTTAAAAATTGGACTTCAGGAGCATATATTGCTGTTTTAAATACGACAGATAAATTTAATCAAAAAGTAACAGACAAAGCACATTTTAATATTACGAGTACATCCGAAGAAAAAGTAGCTGATAATCAATTGTTTTTTATCAAAACAGATAAAAAAATGTATAATATTGATGAAACTGTTTGCGTACAAATTGGCTCGGCATCAAAAGATATGACTGTAATTGTTGAAATTGAAAAAGATTATAAAACGATTGACACTAAATTTATTCATCTAAATAATGAAATAAAAAACATTGAAATCCCTGTTAATAAAGAGGATGTTAAAGGTTTTGCTATCAAATATTATTTTGTAAATTATAATTCTTTTGATACTGGATTATTAAATATTTCAGTAGAAAATCAACAAGAAAATATCAGTATTGAAACCAATACTTTTAGAGATAAATTACAACCTGGAACTACCGAAAAATGGAGTTTCACTATTAAAAATGATAAGAAAAACAAAGTAACTGCTGAAGTTTTAGCAAGTATGTACGATGCTTCTTTAGATGAATTTAAATCTCATAATTGGTCATTTAACCCAATAAGAACAGCTACTTATTATTCTCGTGGAAATTCGTCAAGTGCGTATCATAGTTTTGGAAACGAGCATTTTCGAGTTTTTAATAGACAGTATTCAAATAGTTATTCAAATCAACAATATGATAAACTAAAATGGTTTGGATTCAGATTTGGTGAAGATTATCGTCGTAGAACGATGATGAGTAAAAATAGTAGTCGAGGAATGAACATGGATATTTCTGAAAGTGGAGCTATTCAAGAAGAAGAAGAATTAGTTGAAGAAACTGTTATTGAATCAACTGAAACAGATGAAAGTGAACTAACAGAAATTGAAGATAGTTCTTTTTCTAAAAACAAATCTGATGTAAATGACAAACCAAAAAACACCTCTTTAAAAGGCATTAAAATCCGTAAAAACCTGCAAGAAACGGCTTTCTTTTATCCGCATTTAACTACTGATAAAAAAGGAAACATCTCTTTTCGTTTTACAACTCCTGAGGCGTTAACCAAATGGAAATTGCAATTATTAGCACATACAAAAGAAGCTTTATCGGCTACTAAAACACTTACAACCGTAACTCAAAAAGAATTAATGATTACACCAAATGCGCCACGATTTTTAAGAGAAGGTGACAACATAACTTTGAGTGCTAAAATTTCGAATTTATCCGAAGAAAACCTAGCAGGAATTTCTCAATTAATTTTAACGGATGCCATTACAGGAAAAGAAATTAATTTGTTAGATAATTCAACAAAAAATCAAAGTTTTAGTGTAAATTCAAAAGGAAATACTAGTGTTTCTTGGAACTTAGCTATTCCTGATGACATCCAAGCTGTTCAATATAAAATTGTAGCAAAGGCTGACAATTTTTCTGATGGTGAACAAAATGTGTTACCTGTTTTATCGAACAGAATGTTGGTTACCGAAACCTTGCCGATGTGGGTCGGTTCGAATCAAACAAAAACTTTTACGCTTGATAAATTGAAAAACAATACTTCTACAAGTTTAAAACATCATAAATTAACTTTAGAAATAACCTCAAATCCTGCGTGGTATGCGGTGCAAGCTTTGCCGTATTTAATGGAATATCCGTATGAATGTAGCGAACAAACTTTTGTACGTTATTACGCAAATACCTTGGCTAGTTTTATCGCAAATTCAAATCCGAAGATTCAAGAAGTATTTAAGCAATGGAAATCGAGCGATGCGTTGTTATCAAATCTTGAAAAAAATCAAGAGTTAAAATCATTGATAATTCAAGAAACCCCTTGGCTTCGTGATGCGCAATCGGAAACCGAACAAAAGAAACGTATTGCTTTATTATTCGATTTGAATAAAATGAAAAATGAGCAAGAAAATGCAATCAATAAGCTTCAAAATATGCAAATGAGTAACGGAGGTTTTCCTTGGTTTAAAGGTGGAAATTATCCAAATACTTATATTACGCAGCATATTGCAAGCGGATTCGGACATTTAAAAAAATTAGGTGTATCTAATTTTGATAACAAAATAACACAAGTTTTAGAAAAAGCAGTTCGTTTTTTAGATGCTGAAATAGCAATTCAATACGATAATTTACTAAAAGAAGCGGCAAGAATAAAAGCCAAAAAAGGACAAAGTGCTTCTGAAGAATATCTAAAGAAAAATCATTTAAGTTATGCAACTATTCAATATTTATATATGCGTAGTTTTTATCCTGAAATTGATGTTGCTTCTAAAACCAAAACAGCAATTTCGTATTATAAAAAGCAATCTGCTACTTTTTGGAAAGATTACAATTTATACGCACAAGGGCAAATTAGTTTAATTCAATTTAGAAATGATAACAAAATTCTTGCTTCTAAAATTTTAAAATCATTAAAAGAAAATAGTATTACTTCGGATGAATTAGGAATGTATTGGAAAAGTAATATTGCAGGATATTATAGTTATCAAGCACCAATTGAAACACAATCTTTGTTAATTGAAGCTTTTTCTGAAATTGAAAACGATACAAAAACAGTTGATAACTTAAAAATATGGTTACTTAAAAACAAGCAAACAAATCGTTGGAAAACTACCAAAGCAACTACCGAAGCCGTTTACGCCTTACTTTTACAAGGTAGCGACTGGCTTTCAATTACCGATATGGTAGATGTGAAAATTGGAAACAATAAAATTGAAGCATCAAAACTAGAAAATGTAAAAGTAGAAGCTGGTACAGGATATTTTAAAACATCGTGGAATGGCAACGAAATTACACCAAATATGAGCGAAGTTACTATTTCTAAAAAAGGAAAAGGTATTGCTTGGGGAGGTTTATATTGGCAGTATTTTGAGGATTTAGATAAAATTACATCGGCAGAAACTCCGTTGAAATTACGTAAAAACCTATTTAAAAAAATAACTTCGGATACTGGTAAAGAACTAATTAAAATAACCGATAAAACAAACTTAAAAGTTGGCGATTTAATTACCGTAAGAATCGAATTACGCTCTGATAGAAACATGGAATTTGTACATATGAAAGATATGAGAGCTTCAGGAGTTGAACCAATAAATGTACTTTCGCAATATAAATCACAAGATAATTTATATTATTATGAAGCTACAAAAGACGCTTCAACAAATTTCTTTTTCGACCGTTTACCAAAAGGTGTTTTTGTTTTCGAATATGATGTTCGTGTAAATAATGCTGGTAATTTCAGTAACGGAATTACAACCATACAAAATATGTATGCACCAGAATTTAGTAGTCATTCAAAAGGAGAAAGAATTATTATAAAATAGTTTGGCATCTAAATTGTAGGAAGAATACGTATTATTAAAATTTAAAAATCATTGAAAAAATTATTATTAGCCATTGGCTTTTTAACATTAGGTGCTGTATCTGTAAACGCACAAGATATTTCAGAAAATGCAATTGGTATCCGTTTCGGTGATAATAGCGGATTTGGAGCAGAAATTTCATATCAAAGAAAACTAAGCGATACCAATCGATTAGAAATTGATTTAGGTCTTAGAGGCAATAATAATTATAGCGGAATGAAGGCTACAGGGCTTTATCAATGGGTTTGGCAGTTAGAAAACGACTTTAATTGGTATGCTGGTTTTGGTGGTGGATTAGGAACTTGGAAAGTAAAAGATAAAACTATTTCAGGAGTCAAAGTAAATGGTGATTCTGAAACTTATTTATTCGGAGCTGGTGTTATTGGCCTTGAATATAATTTTGATATTCCGTTAATAGTTTCTTTAGATTTTAGACCAGAACTTGGTTTTGGTAATTTTTACGAAGGTTTTAATTCAGATTTTGGATTAAGTATTCGTTACCAATTTTAAATTTTTAAACATAAAAAACCTCCAAATATTGGAGGTTTTTTTATTTTATGAATATCGCTTTTTTATCAAAATTCAAAAAATGATTAGAAGCAATTTCCCGCTTTCCGCACTCGCTTTTTTTTGAAGAAAAATCAAAAAAAGAGCTCAAACAATTGCTTCAATCGGGGCTAGGCATTTGCACTATTTTGAATATTACTTTTTATCAAGAATAATTTATTTTAAGAGCCTATATAAATTTCATTTAAAAATGTTTTATAGCTAAAAAACAGAATCCGTCAAAGAGATTTTATTTTAGTTTCTCATCCTGATTTGCCGCAATTTTGTCAATTCGAGTAATTTTAATGACTAGAAGGAATTAAAATTGTATCGAGAATTTTATTTTGATTGATTTTGATGCTAAAAAGTTCTCAATACATTTTTTTTAAAGGAAAAAAATCACTCGAACTGACAGGTTATTTCTGAATTTTTGTAATAAAATTTTATTGACCAAAATTTAAACAGGCTCTAATAATTATAAAAACACGAAGCTAATTTTTAATAACAACTCTTGTAGGCGTATCTTTTCCGTTAATAATACTTTCAGTTCCTTTAGCAACTGCTTTAATTGTTTCGGTAATTACGGTCATATTTAAGGTTTCGGCTTCATCAGAAACATTATGATAATCTTTATCAACATCAATTGGCGTTGTAGAAAAAGTATGACTTGGCACTCCTAAACGAGCCAAAGAAGCATTATCTGATCTAAAAAATAAATTAAACTTATCATACGGGTCAGCAAATAATTGATAACCTGTACCTTTTAAATTCTTTTGAATAATCTTACCAAAATCAGAACGTTCAAAACCTGTTAACCAAGCGGTATTTTTTCCGAAACTCGGCGTTTTACCAATCATTTCTAAATTAATACCTGCTACAAATTTAGTTGCGTCAATTCCTTTTCCAAAAAATTCAGAACCAATTAAACCCATTTCTTCCGCAGTAAAACATACAAATAAAATAGTTCTTTCGTTTGTACCTTTTTTCGCAAAATATTCGGCTAATGTTAACACACCTGTAACTCCTGAAGCATCATCATTTGCACCATTAAAAATTAAATCACCTTCTCCTACTATTTTTGCACCTAAATGGTCGTGATGTGCAGAGATAACTACAATTTCATCTTTTTTACTTTTCCCTTCTAAAACTCCAATAATATTACTCATTTTAATTCCTTTATGTATAAAATTTTGGCGATAAGTCGCTAAATTATCATAAGTTTTTAATCCAATACGCTTAAACTCATTTTCAATATAAACGGTTGCTTTCTCCATACCTA
The Tenacibaculum pacificus DNA segment above includes these coding regions:
- a CDS encoding phosphoenolpyruvate carboxykinase (ATP), encoding MILQKQLDDKTILWLQHNNQYIIVEPIVAEIASLLNTNTSIEEITTLLSNKVNAPLQEITHFIDDIAKLLIPKVKDDVKKTILKVPENFEYNYYYKMNNITIKVSYLSDFEKLLVHPKFAHLEVQEPLNINYHYEVYSNETHISFSIDKKVINTWELNEVHYFQGKFSMKIVEHIHLKEEKEWLGVFHASAISNGKESMLFLGDSGNGKSTSLALLQANDFTCLADDFVPIDSQKKHIYSFPSAISIKKNSLDTLLPIYPELKTSAEFHFKKLNKIVRYLIPNNTNYQQHLPCKALIFIKYEKNSDLQIDEISKLNAFQQLVPDSWLSPISENAEKFMNWFEKLPCYQLTYSDNKKMIETVHKIFNNEL
- a CDS encoding nucleotidyltransferase domain-containing protein — protein: MNYKETLFFIGKCLTITHEKGNRILVEKELKKGTINWDNIVKITTAHYVFPALYCNLKRADFLHYLPQDLVEYMKYISDLNRERNKKIITEAKEINTLLLANNITPIFLKGTGNLLEGLYEDIAERMVGDIDIVFSKNDYNKAIEILLSNNYSKVHKTTYDFPSFKHYPRLQKENKIAAIEIHKELLLEKYSREFNYNFIKKDTLVINNVKTMSYQNQLALSIIASQINDNGQFYNSISLRNSYDVFLLSIKTDSLKAIDNFNLLFDPLNNFLACSKKVLNSKFITFENTQNTTKHLNKFLFSIKNIKKSNKKRKRTARKLYLKSRLSIIQQSFFNKEMRSWLFNRLTDINWIKEKIGISK
- a CDS encoding UDP-N-acetylmuramate--L-alanine ligase — protein: MKVHFIAIGGSAMHNLAIALHQKGDIITGSDDTIHNPSKARLEKYGLLPNEFGWFSEKITTDLDAIILGMHAKKDNPELLKAQELGVKIYSYPEFLYEQSKDKTRVVIGGSHGKTTITSMILHVMNYHEREVDYMVGAQLDGFETMVHLTEENDFIVLEGDEYLSSPIDMRPKFHLYKPNIALLSGIAWDHINVFPTIENYNEQFKIFTDSLINGGMMVYNEEDAVLKDIVENSTNPIKKYPYQTPEYFIDNGVTYIDTSDGDLPLEVFGKHNLQNIAGAKWICQHMGIDEDEFYEAIASFKGASKRLEKVAENKSSVIFKDFAHSPSKVKATTTAVKNQYKERTVLACLELHTYSSLNAEFLKEYKGALAKADKAVVFYSPDAVKIKQLKEVTEQQIATSFERDDLIIYTNPADFKEFLFNQNLENTALLLMSSGNYGGLDFDEVKNFI
- a CDS encoding alpha-2-macroglobulin family protein; translation: MIPLFLAITTYINNEKNTVKKNKESITIKPFIFTDRSIYRPGQTVYFKTILIQKKGEKNTSFSNSYIEVTLNDINGQKVKTLDLKLNEFGSASGEIILPNTGLTGEYNFSIRKNSKEKNSLINGIPFYFEQENNINTISVEEYKRPKFETDFNPVTETFKVNDIITVNGFAKAFSGANVTDAKVVYRVHRKVQYPSWWYWRGANSSVEAQEITHGETVTDVSGNFSIQFKAIPDQSVNKESLPVFNYEITADITDVNGETRSTTTIVNVGYHALLASLQINSMLNKDEKQHEITITTNNLNGQFTPSKGTVKIYKLQAPKNPLRKRPWNTPDYQDISENEFNKLFPHDAYSKEEINQTTWKKGALVFEESFDTQKSTALILNHLKNWTSGAYIAVLNTTDKFNQKVTDKAHFNITSTSEEKVADNQLFFIKTDKKMYNIDETVCVQIGSASKDMTVIVEIEKDYKTIDTKFIHLNNEIKNIEIPVNKEDVKGFAIKYYFVNYNSFDTGLLNISVENQQENISIETNTFRDKLQPGTTEKWSFTIKNDKKNKVTAEVLASMYDASLDEFKSHNWSFNPIRTATYYSRGNSSSAYHSFGNEHFRVFNRQYSNSYSNQQYDKLKWFGFRFGEDYRRRTMMSKNSSRGMNMDISESGAIQEEEELVEETVIESTETDESELTEIEDSSFSKNKSDVNDKPKNTSLKGIKIRKNLQETAFFYPHLTTDKKGNISFRFTTPEALTKWKLQLLAHTKEALSATKTLTTVTQKELMITPNAPRFLREGDNITLSAKISNLSEENLAGISQLILTDAITGKEINLLDNSTKNQSFSVNSKGNTSVSWNLAIPDDIQAVQYKIVAKADNFSDGEQNVLPVLSNRMLVTETLPMWVGSNQTKTFTLDKLKNNTSTSLKHHKLTLEITSNPAWYAVQALPYLMEYPYECSEQTFVRYYANTLASFIANSNPKIQEVFKQWKSSDALLSNLEKNQELKSLIIQETPWLRDAQSETEQKKRIALLFDLNKMKNEQENAINKLQNMQMSNGGFPWFKGGNYPNTYITQHIASGFGHLKKLGVSNFDNKITQVLEKAVRFLDAEIAIQYDNLLKEAARIKAKKGQSASEEYLKKNHLSYATIQYLYMRSFYPEIDVASKTKTAISYYKKQSATFWKDYNLYAQGQISLIQFRNDNKILASKILKSLKENSITSDELGMYWKSNIAGYYSYQAPIETQSLLIEAFSEIENDTKTVDNLKIWLLKNKQTNRWKTTKATTEAVYALLLQGSDWLSITDMVDVKIGNNKIEASKLENVKVEAGTGYFKTSWNGNEITPNMSEVTISKKGKGIAWGGLYWQYFEDLDKITSAETPLKLRKNLFKKITSDTGKELIKITDKTNLKVGDLITVRIELRSDRNMEFVHMKDMRASGVEPINVLSQYKSQDNLYYYEATKDASTNFFFDRLPKGVFVFEYDVRVNNAGNFSNGITTIQNMYAPEFSSHSKGERIIIK
- a CDS encoding M28 family peptidase, with the translated sequence MKNNIKRILYVSAFVPALLLSCKTVQNDASKAVNTIVKNNNKRNVIDSLVVKKHLYTLASDEMQGRKPGTVGMEKATVYIENEFKRIGLKTYDNLATYRQNFIHKGIKMSNIIGVLEGKSKKDEIVVISAHHDHLGAKIVGEGDLIFNGANDDASGVTGVLTLAEYFAKKGTNERTILFVCFTAEEMGLIGSEFFGKGIDATKFVAGINLEMIGKTPSFGKNTAWLTGFERSDFGKIIQKNLKGTGYQLFADPYDKFNLFFRSDNASLARLGVPSHTFSTTPIDVDKDYHNVSDEAETLNMTVITETIKAVAKGTESIINGKDTPTRVVIKN